From a region of the Deltaproteobacteria bacterium genome:
- a CDS encoding phosphatidate cytidylyltransferase: MHRLRLLTAAALGPLLFIVLWWGGRMLFDLVLLGATALCLYEYFTICFSGRRVIQGLGVILGLFPAFSVLLWGNPEFIVPAVYIAFLGSALLFLVSYNRWSNAAWNWTSFFMGIAYVGVCAAHLGLLRHMPMGREWVLFLLVTVFSGDAGAYYAGKGIGRHKLCPNVSKGKTVEGAAGGLISNAVAAFFLWFVLLRDIDPRALILLALVIGAVGQVGDLVESMVKRSAGVKDSGSILPGHGGILDRVDAVLLASPCLYWILSLYRIDGVLIR, from the coding sequence ATGCACCGCCTAAGGCTTTTAACTGCAGCGGCCCTGGGCCCTTTGCTTTTCATAGTGCTCTGGTGGGGCGGGAGGATGCTTTTCGACCTGGTGCTCTTAGGGGCAACCGCTTTATGTTTGTACGAGTACTTTACTATTTGTTTTTCAGGGCGTAGAGTAATACAAGGCCTTGGGGTTATCCTTGGGCTGTTTCCTGCGTTCTCGGTATTGTTGTGGGGGAATCCCGAATTTATAGTTCCTGCTGTTTATATAGCCTTCCTTGGAAGTGCCTTACTGTTTCTTGTTTCCTACAACAGGTGGTCCAATGCTGCATGGAACTGGACATCATTTTTCATGGGGATAGCCTATGTAGGTGTATGTGCGGCCCATTTGGGGCTCTTACGTCACATGCCCATGGGGAGAGAGTGGGTACTGTTTCTCCTGGTAACAGTCTTTAGTGGTGATGCCGGGGCATATTATGCAGGAAAAGGTATTGGAAGACACAAGTTGTGCCCTAATGTGAGCAAGGGAAAGACAGTTGAGGGAGCTGCCGGAGGGCTGATTTCAAATGCCGTAGCGGCCTTTTTTCTCTGGTTTGTGCTCTTAAGGGATATTGACCCGAGGGCCTTGATACTCCTGGCGCTGGTCATTGGAGCAGTCGGTCAGGTGGGGGATCTGGTTGAATCAATGGTCAAACGTTCTGCCGGTGTCAAGGATTCAGGTAGCATACTGCCCGGGCATGGGGGTATCTTGGATAGGGTCGATGCGGTGCTGTTGGCATCTCCCTGTCTGTATTGGATCCTGTCTCTGTACAGGATAGATGGTGTTTTGATCAGATGA
- a CDS encoding isoprenyl transferase produces MTKPPDLIRLPRHLAIIMDGNGRWAKRRGLPRIIGHRQGVKAVHSTVRLCRELDIPVLTLYAFSQENWGRPRAEVSALMDLLYDNLKSELDEMLGNQISLRAIGQIERLPERVRTCLLNTIERTSSNTAMILNLALSYGGRAEIVGAARRLAKRCLSGTLDPEDIDEAVFASNLDTAGLPDPDLLIRTSGENRLSNFLLFQTAYSEFYITPTLWPDFDEDELLKALFEYQKRERRFGLTDEQHSESCTA; encoded by the coding sequence ATGACTAAGCCACCAGACCTTATTCGGCTGCCAAGACACCTTGCCATCATTATGGACGGTAACGGCAGGTGGGCCAAGCGTCGAGGATTACCCAGGATCATCGGCCACAGACAGGGTGTGAAGGCCGTACATTCTACGGTCCGCCTGTGCAGAGAGTTAGATATACCCGTTTTGACCTTATATGCATTTTCACAGGAGAACTGGGGTCGTCCCAGGGCAGAGGTGAGTGCATTAATGGACCTGCTCTATGATAATCTGAAGAGCGAGCTTGATGAGATGCTTGGGAATCAGATCTCTCTTCGGGCCATCGGACAGATTGAAAGGCTTCCTGAACGGGTCAGGACCTGTCTTCTGAATACCATTGAGAGGACTTCTTCCAATACCGCCATGATTCTTAACCTCGCCTTGAGCTATGGAGGCAGGGCAGAGATAGTAGGGGCAGCCAGACGTCTTGCAAAAAGATGCCTTTCAGGAACTCTGGATCCGGAAGACATAGATGAGGCCGTGTTCGCTTCAAACCTTGATACAGCAGGGCTTCCTGATCCTGATCTGCTCATTCGCACAAGCGGAGAGAACAGGCTCAGCAACTTCCTCCTTTTTCAGACAGCATATTCAGAGTTTTATATCACTCCCACTCTTTGGCCGGATTTTGACGAGGATGAGCTCTTGAAGGCCCTTTTCGAGTATCAGAAGAGAGAACGCCGTTTTGGGTTGACTGACGAACAGCATTCCGAATCATGCACCGCCTAA
- a CDS encoding sodium-dependent transporter, translating into MKLQRERWKSEFGFVFATVGSAVGLGNIWRFSYMAYSHGGGAFLIPYIIALLSAGIPLLILEFAIGHERIGSAPLAFAKINRNWEWLGWWAVIFVMFGIVLYYAVIIAWCLNFFFLSFYLGWGNDPNSFFFDKFLAVSKSPSELGHIRAPILATLSVVWLINWGIVFRGVRRGIEYMNKIFMPLLFFLTAVLVMWSISLDGSMKGLKAYLEPDFSKLSNPTVWIDAYSQIFFTLSLGFGIMIAYASYLPKKANITKNAILTVFINSGYSLFAGIAVFSVLGFMATTQGKPISEVVSQSIGLAFVAYPKAVSLIPGGNLFGAIFFLCLVIAGLSSSISIVEAFISATIDKFGFSRKPLITLVTILGFFGSIVFTTQAGLLWLDIADHFITHYGLIVVGIAECFLAGWFFNIKALRRHVNSISSIKLRYWWDIIIKYFVPFVLGVILIGDLYNEIKQPYGGYPWMSLILIGWNWILLTIIAALVFAGRPWRTRYYEMEGRSLKRWR; encoded by the coding sequence ATGAAATTACAAAGGGAGCGATGGAAAAGCGAGTTCGGTTTTGTCTTTGCTACAGTAGGCTCTGCAGTAGGTCTCGGGAATATCTGGAGATTCAGCTATATGGCCTACAGTCACGGAGGAGGCGCTTTCCTCATTCCATACATCATTGCCCTTTTGTCAGCAGGGATCCCCTTATTGATACTGGAATTTGCCATTGGACATGAACGTATAGGTTCGGCACCTCTCGCCTTTGCAAAGATAAATAGAAACTGGGAATGGCTTGGCTGGTGGGCGGTCATTTTTGTGATGTTTGGCATCGTACTTTACTATGCGGTTATTATTGCATGGTGCCTGAACTTCTTTTTTCTTTCCTTCTATCTTGGCTGGGGAAATGACCCCAATAGCTTTTTCTTTGATAAATTTCTCGCAGTAAGTAAATCTCCCTCTGAATTAGGTCACATCAGGGCCCCTATCCTTGCGACACTCTCTGTTGTCTGGTTAATAAACTGGGGCATTGTCTTCAGGGGTGTCCGGCGCGGAATAGAATACATGAACAAGATATTCATGCCCCTGCTCTTTTTTTTGACCGCTGTTCTTGTCATGTGGTCAATTTCACTCGATGGTTCCATGAAGGGCCTGAAAGCATATCTTGAGCCTGATTTTTCAAAATTATCCAATCCGACCGTCTGGATAGACGCATACAGCCAGATCTTTTTTACCCTGAGTCTGGGCTTCGGCATTATGATAGCTTACGCAAGTTATTTGCCCAAGAAGGCTAACATAACAAAAAACGCAATATTGACTGTGTTCATAAACAGCGGTTATTCTCTTTTTGCAGGCATTGCCGTTTTTTCCGTCCTGGGTTTCATGGCCACAACGCAAGGAAAACCCATATCAGAAGTTGTCTCTCAAAGCATAGGCCTTGCCTTTGTTGCATATCCAAAGGCCGTCAGTCTTATACCAGGAGGCAACCTTTTCGGTGCAATCTTTTTTCTCTGCCTTGTTATAGCAGGACTTTCCTCCTCGATATCCATAGTTGAGGCCTTTATTTCAGCAACGATTGACAAGTTCGGCTTCAGCAGAAAGCCTCTCATAACTTTGGTAACAATCCTGGGTTTTTTTGGCTCCATAGTCTTTACCACCCAGGCCGGCCTGCTCTGGTTAGATATCGCAGATCACTTCATCACTCATTACGGGCTTATAGTCGTAGGTATTGCTGAATGTTTTCTTGCTGGATGGTTCTTCAATATCAAGGCCCTCAGAAGACATGTCAACTCTATTTCTTCTATAAAATTGAGGTATTGGTGGGATATCATTATTAAATACTTTGTTCCCTTTGTGCTGGGAGTCATCCTCATTGGAGATCTTTATAATGAGATCAAACAACCTTACGGAGGCTATCCCTGGATGTCACTTATCCTGATCGGATGGAACTGGATATTGCTGACGATAATTGCTGCCCTTGTGTTTGCCGGGCGACCATGGAGGACCAGGTACTATGAAATGGAAGGAAGGAGCCTGAAAAGATGGAGGTAA
- the tsf gene encoding elongation factor Ts (EF-Ts; functions during elongation stage of protein translation; forms a dimer; associates with EF-Tu-GDP complex and promotes exchange of GDP to GTP resulting in regeneration of the active form of EF-Tu) — MTKVTAAMVKELRERTKAGMMDCKKALQECNGDMGKSVDWLRQKGLSVAAKRAGRSTSEGAVQCYIHAGNKLGVMVEVNCETDFVAKTDQFVRFARDLAMHIAAVNPVCIKREDTPPELIEKEKEIFRRQAEESGKPDHIIEKIVSGRIEKFYKEVCLLEQPYVKNPDITIQDLLNELIAKMGENINIRRFVRFQVGVEAE; from the coding sequence ATGACAAAAGTTACTGCTGCAATGGTCAAAGAACTCAGAGAACGGACCAAGGCAGGTATGATGGATTGCAAGAAGGCTCTTCAAGAGTGCAATGGAGATATGGGTAAAAGCGTTGACTGGCTGCGTCAGAAAGGGCTTTCCGTTGCCGCAAAAAGGGCGGGACGGTCGACTTCTGAAGGCGCTGTCCAGTGTTATATTCATGCCGGTAACAAGCTTGGTGTTATGGTTGAGGTCAATTGTGAGACGGATTTCGTGGCAAAGACAGATCAGTTTGTCCGGTTTGCCAGAGACCTGGCCATGCATATTGCAGCCGTTAATCCTGTTTGCATAAAACGTGAAGATACCCCTCCTGAGCTTATAGAGAAGGAGAAGGAGATCTTTCGCAGGCAGGCCGAGGAGTCCGGTAAGCCGGATCACATAATTGAAAAGATCGTCAGCGGTCGCATTGAAAAATTCTATAAGGAGGTGTGCCTGCTGGAGCAACCCTATGTGAAGAATCCGGACATAACTATCCAGGACCTTTTAAATGAGCTGATTGCCAAGATGGGTGAGAATATAAATATCAGGCGTTTTGTACGGTTCCAGGTCGGGGTGGAAGCGGAATAA
- the rpsB gene encoding 30S ribosomal protein S2, with protein sequence MAYVTMKQLLEAGVHFGHQTRRWNPKMKPYIFGARNGIYIIDLQKTVKLFKVAYEFVVDTVAQGGKILFVGTKKQAQDSIIEEANRCGMPFVSNRWLGGMLTNFETIQKGIDRLKRLEAMFEDGTIERFPKKEVLRMDRLRQKLDRNLGGIKDMDSLPAAVFVVDSRLEQIAVREANKLGIPVIAIVDTNCDPDGIDYIIPGNDDAIRAIRLISSLIANASLEGRKKLAEARQAAADKEVEEEITGEDTAGEGEGAVAEAAASEAATGEDAGSEASA encoded by the coding sequence ATGGCCTACGTTACGATGAAACAGTTGCTTGAGGCAGGTGTCCACTTCGGACATCAGACCAGACGATGGAATCCCAAGATGAAGCCTTACATCTTCGGTGCCAGAAACGGGATCTATATTATAGATCTCCAGAAGACCGTAAAGCTCTTCAAGGTTGCTTATGAGTTTGTGGTGGATACCGTTGCCCAGGGCGGGAAGATACTTTTCGTAGGCACCAAGAAGCAGGCCCAGGATTCCATAATTGAGGAAGCCAATCGTTGCGGAATGCCATTCGTAAGCAACCGTTGGCTGGGCGGGATGCTTACAAATTTCGAGACCATTCAGAAGGGTATCGATCGCCTGAAGAGACTTGAAGCCATGTTTGAGGACGGCACTATCGAGCGCTTTCCCAAGAAAGAGGTCCTGCGTATGGACAGGTTGCGTCAGAAACTGGATCGCAATCTTGGCGGGATAAAGGATATGGATTCGCTGCCTGCTGCTGTTTTTGTTGTAGACTCAAGGCTGGAGCAGATCGCGGTAAGAGAAGCCAACAAACTCGGAATCCCGGTGATTGCAATAGTCGATACCAACTGCGATCCTGACGGTATAGATTACATTATTCCAGGAAATGATGATGCCATCCGGGCCATACGTCTTATTTCATCTTTAATAGCAAACGCCTCCCTTGAGGGCAGGAAAAAGTTGGCCGAAGCCCGGCAGGCGGCTGCCGACAAAGAAGTTGAAGAGGAGATCACAGGCGAGGATACTGCCGGTGAGGGGGAAGGAGCCGTTGCTGAAGCCGCTGCCAGTGAAGCCGCTACAGGCGAGGATGCCGGTTCTGAGGCAAGTGCCTGA
- a CDS encoding ribosome recycling factor: protein MKKTEIREASGKMDKAIGAFERDLSRVRTGRASAALLEGINVDYYGTSMPLNQVASIAIPESRLLTIQPWDIKILGDIEKAVLKSDLGLTPANDGKIIRVHVPPLTEERRKELFKLVKKMAEECRVAIRNIRREAIERLKGRKKAKEISEDDFFRLQDEVQKVTDDHIKKVEGIIADKEKEILEF from the coding sequence ATGAAAAAGACAGAGATCCGGGAAGCGAGCGGTAAGATGGACAAGGCTATCGGTGCCTTTGAACGGGACCTTTCTCGTGTACGAACCGGAAGGGCTTCGGCTGCCCTGCTGGAAGGAATTAATGTCGATTATTATGGAACTTCCATGCCCCTTAATCAAGTGGCTTCCATTGCCATACCGGAGAGCCGGCTTTTGACCATACAGCCTTGGGATATCAAGATCCTGGGAGATATTGAAAAGGCCGTTCTTAAGTCCGACCTTGGCCTCACTCCCGCTAATGACGGCAAGATCATCAGAGTACATGTGCCACCCTTGACAGAGGAACGCAGAAAGGAATTGTTCAAGCTGGTAAAAAAGATGGCTGAAGAATGCAGAGTGGCAATTCGGAATATACGAAGGGAGGCCATTGAACGTCTTAAGGGCCGGAAGAAAGCCAAGGAGATCTCAGAGGATGATTTCTTCAGGCTCCAGGACGAGGTTCAAAAGGTAACCGACGATCATATCAAGAAAGTAGAGGGGATTATTGCCGATAAGGAGAAAGAGATACTGGAGTTCTGA
- a CDS encoding UMP kinase has product MSEKTHGTPAYSRILLKLSGEALLGDVPYGISPAVMDVLAREIGRVHELGVEIGLVVGGGNIFRGIAGSAQGMDRTTADQMGMLATVMNSLALQDALNRHGVQVRVLSAIEIGQIAEPFIRGRALNHLMKGRVVIFAAGTGNPFFTTDTAAALRALEIDADVLFKATRVNGVYDKNPEVVPDAKRYDRLTYQEVLEKGLKVMDAAAISLAKDAGLPVVVFNMQIPGNIERAVMGEKVGTLVGGGD; this is encoded by the coding sequence ATGTCTGAAAAGACACACGGTACTCCGGCCTACAGTCGCATTTTACTGAAGCTCAGCGGTGAGGCCCTGCTGGGAGATGTGCCTTATGGGATATCCCCGGCGGTCATGGATGTCCTTGCACGTGAGATTGGCCGGGTCCATGAACTGGGCGTGGAGATAGGACTGGTTGTGGGAGGCGGAAACATATTCAGGGGGATAGCCGGTTCCGCCCAGGGGATGGACAGGACTACTGCCGACCAGATGGGCATGCTTGCCACGGTCATGAATTCCCTGGCCCTTCAGGATGCCTTAAACAGGCACGGGGTCCAGGTGAGGGTGCTTTCGGCCATAGAGATAGGTCAAATTGCAGAGCCTTTCATAAGGGGAAGGGCACTCAATCATTTGATGAAGGGCCGGGTGGTCATATTTGCCGCAGGGACTGGAAATCCTTTCTTTACTACCGATACTGCAGCAGCCCTCAGGGCCCTTGAGATAGATGCAGATGTCCTCTTCAAGGCCACAAGGGTGAATGGCGTCTATGACAAAAACCCGGAAGTCGTTCCTGATGCGAAGAGGTATGATCGACTGACCTATCAGGAAGTTCTTGAAAAGGGCCTTAAGGTCATGGACGCTGCTGCAATATCTCTGGCAAAGGATGCAGGACTTCCGGTAGTCGTGTTTAATATGCAGATCCCTGGCAATATAGAGCGGGCCGTGATGGGTGAGAAGGTGGGCACGCTGGTTGGAGGAGGTGATTGA
- a CDS encoding 1-deoxy-D-xylulose-5-phosphate reductoisomerase codes for MKETRCISLLGSTGSIGTKVLDVVRRSKGRFSVNGLAAGENVELLAEQVRQFRPEVVSVMTAELADQVRSMTGFADTRVLYGKEGYKAVATVDGADLVVSAMVGAAGLIPTLAALEAGKDVALANKESLVTAGSLVTSLAREKGAAIIPIDSEHSAIFQCLRGYPKKDVRRIVLTASGGPFKDRDIDELARVTPEEAVRHPRWSMGAKISVDSATLMNKGLEVIEARWLFDIPVDRIDVVVHPQSIVHSMVEFIDGSVLAQMGIPDMRVPIAYALAWPGRLELDLPSLNLVESHSLVFEMPHWEKFPCLGLAYNAARKGGTATTALNAANEAAVEAFLQKRMGFTAIHEVVREVIEAFPVEDIRDLDDVLKADAMARLRAEGIILEKSI; via the coding sequence ATGAAAGAAACCAGGTGTATATCTTTGTTGGGATCTACCGGATCCATTGGCACAAAAGTCCTTGATGTCGTAAGACGCTCCAAGGGTCGGTTCTCAGTGAATGGTCTTGCTGCCGGGGAAAATGTCGAACTTCTTGCAGAGCAGGTAAGGCAATTCAGACCCGAGGTCGTGTCAGTAATGACTGCCGAGCTTGCTGATCAAGTCAGATCCATGACCGGATTTGCCGACACCAGGGTCCTTTATGGGAAAGAAGGATATAAGGCAGTTGCAACAGTTGACGGTGCAGACCTTGTGGTATCGGCTATGGTAGGTGCGGCAGGACTGATACCAACCCTTGCCGCTCTTGAGGCAGGGAAAGACGTTGCATTGGCCAACAAGGAATCCCTTGTGACTGCCGGCTCTCTGGTCACATCTCTGGCAAGAGAAAAGGGCGCTGCCATAATACCTATAGACAGCGAGCATTCCGCCATCTTTCAGTGCCTGAGAGGGTATCCCAAGAAAGACGTAAGGCGCATAGTGCTCACTGCATCCGGTGGTCCATTCAAGGATAGAGATATAGATGAGCTTGCCAGGGTGACACCGGAGGAGGCTGTAAGGCACCCCAGATGGTCCATGGGAGCAAAAATATCGGTGGATTCAGCTACCTTGATGAATAAGGGGCTTGAGGTTATAGAGGCCCGCTGGCTTTTTGACATCCCCGTGGATCGGATAGACGTGGTGGTTCATCCTCAAAGCATCGTACACTCCATGGTGGAATTCATAGATGGTTCTGTGCTGGCGCAGATGGGAATCCCGGACATGAGGGTGCCGATAGCCTATGCCTTGGCCTGGCCCGGACGTCTGGAGCTGGATCTTCCAAGCCTCAACCTGGTAGAGTCGCATTCTCTGGTCTTTGAGATGCCACATTGGGAGAAGTTTCCATGCCTTGGATTGGCATACAATGCAGCAAGGAAAGGAGGGACTGCTACAACGGCCCTCAATGCTGCAAATGAGGCGGCCGTAGAGGCCTTTCTTCAGAAACGTATGGGTTTTACGGCAATACACGAGGTAGTTCGGGAAGTGATCGAGGCCTTCCCTGTTGAGGATATCAGGGATCTTGATGACGTGCTGAAGGCAGATGCCATGGCACGGCTGAGGGCCGAAGGGATTATACTGGAGAAATCGATATGA
- the rseP gene encoding RIP metalloprotease RseP, producing the protein MTTLWSFLLVLSGIILVHEFGHFIMARRFGIRVLKFSLGFGPRVCGVVHGATDYCISAIPLGGFVKMLGEQPDETVSPEERPWSFSCKPVWKRSFVVAAGPAFNFIFAWLIFFVIFLVYGKPIILTGIGEVQAGSPAEKAGVMPGDRIVAIDGRKVHRWEEVSEEIRANDGSSITLTLERGRTTVSVDVVPRIYKIKNIFGEEVKMPMIGVSASGEFEIEKLDPLTAFGQAFSRTWELIVLTGQVIVKLFQRVIPLSTLGGPIMIAQMAGQQAEQGILNLFYFMALLSVNIGFLNLLPIPALDGGHLAFLAVEGVTGRSLTMRQKVVAQQIGIFILLVMMLVIFYNDIARLLGFPLSG; encoded by the coding sequence ATGACCACTCTTTGGTCTTTTTTATTGGTACTTAGCGGTATAATACTGGTCCATGAGTTTGGACACTTCATTATGGCCAGGAGATTTGGCATCAGGGTCCTGAAGTTTTCACTGGGTTTCGGGCCAAGAGTCTGTGGTGTGGTGCACGGAGCAACGGATTACTGCATTTCAGCGATTCCACTTGGCGGGTTTGTAAAAATGCTGGGAGAGCAACCGGACGAGACCGTATCTCCGGAAGAAAGGCCCTGGTCTTTTTCGTGCAAACCGGTCTGGAAAAGGTCCTTTGTGGTAGCTGCAGGCCCTGCTTTTAATTTTATTTTTGCCTGGCTTATCTTTTTCGTGATTTTTTTGGTATATGGAAAACCGATTATTTTAACGGGTATCGGTGAGGTCCAGGCTGGTTCCCCTGCCGAAAAGGCGGGAGTAATGCCGGGAGATCGCATAGTTGCCATAGACGGACGCAAAGTACATAGATGGGAAGAGGTGTCCGAGGAGATCAGGGCCAATGACGGGAGCAGTATTACCCTGACATTAGAACGAGGTCGGACTACTGTATCAGTAGATGTCGTTCCAAGGATTTATAAGATTAAAAACATATTCGGTGAAGAAGTTAAGATGCCAATGATCGGGGTTTCAGCATCAGGTGAGTTTGAAATAGAGAAACTGGATCCGTTGACTGCCTTTGGGCAGGCATTTTCCCGCACCTGGGAGCTCATTGTCCTCACCGGACAGGTTATTGTGAAACTATTCCAGCGTGTAATTCCTCTTTCCACTCTGGGCGGACCAATAATGATTGCCCAGATGGCCGGGCAACAGGCTGAGCAGGGAATCCTCAATCTCTTCTATTTCATGGCCCTTCTGAGCGTAAACATAGGGTTCCTGAATTTGCTCCCCATACCCGCTCTGGACGGCGGTCATCTGGCCTTCCTGGCAGTAGAGGGCGTCACCGGGCGTTCTCTTACCATGCGACAGAAAGTGGTAGCTCAGCAGATAGGGATCTTTATACTGCTGGTCATGATGCTGGTCATTTTTTACAATGACATCGCTCGACTTTTGGGATTTCCCCTTTCAGGATGA